The Deinococcus sp. Leaf326 genome includes a window with the following:
- a CDS encoding spore coat protein U domain-containing protein, with translation MRRTLFLSLLAPTLLGSALAASPAVTSVTVNATVDDICEITSPTSIDFTYQAANPDAAQGTALVQLRCNQDTVPFLGYWDNTQWKADGSLDLKNGNNLLNIVLATDEDATPTTGAAGTGSHYTYGVRATAKPGQWAASNGAYTAVVDYYIGW, from the coding sequence ATGCGCCGCACCCTGTTTCTCTCTCTGCTTGCGCCCACCCTGCTGGGTAGCGCCCTGGCCGCCAGCCCCGCCGTGACCTCCGTGACCGTTAACGCGACGGTCGACGACATCTGTGAGATCACCAGCCCGACAAGCATCGACTTTACCTACCAGGCGGCCAACCCGGATGCCGCCCAGGGCACAGCCTTAGTGCAGCTACGCTGCAACCAGGATACCGTGCCCTTCCTGGGCTACTGGGACAATACACAGTGGAAGGCAGACGGCAGCCTGGATTTGAAGAACGGCAACAATCTGCTGAACATCGTGCTAGCGACCGACGAAGACGCCACTCCTACCACAGGTGCGGCAGGGACGGGCAGCCACTACACCTACGGCGTGAGGGCAACCGCGAAGCCTGGACAGTGGGCGGCCTCGAATGGTGCTTACACAGCGGTCGTCGATTACTACATCGGCTGGTAA